From the genome of Torulaspora globosa chromosome 2, complete sequence, one region includes:
- the SAS3 gene encoding histone acetyltransferase (ancestral locus Anc_7.371): MEKVRDSQSRGSQVSQDGSLGLINGFANGRVNNKLLKNLEISDNIHSEYARKALEDPNGTRSTRSHRDVRYVYKAPRFVPRRQEVENSKNQRPAEELGPPQDIEAANRLNPHVQFMADQYETDETPLPFDFSKVKIRYDPVKLLNFRRLLSASIEPLDGSKNLQYGHGEDFDVHEPEDLAYMIDNDCAVPYRYAIANKSDYSTLRTAPTIEDRELFQQLLVQSSTAAYYNSNVSLTVRDAVDNDDEDQPARSKVRRRADFVQQAKTQPKKTTRASGIESIYIRGYEIETWYTTPYPEEYNRNKILYICEFCLKYMSSRYVFYRHQLKCRVFRPPGNEVYRDGKLSVWEIDGRENVIYCQNLCLLAKLFLNSKTLYYDVEPFIFYVLTEREDHLDQAPHFHLVGYFSKEKLNSTDYNLSCILTLPIYQRKGYGQFLMDFSYLLSRREFKWGTPEKPLSDMGLLSYRSYWKVKCAQALMELKKLQPSDPNLCLQISLEDISNLTGMSPTDVVLGLELLKVLQQKEGTPPSPRYIIKVDSWDRIEQISKSWETRGYQTLDSSKLVWKPMIFGPSCGVNAVGTMLETASGATRIAASHPASEDFFNKSISMLTNFLQDDLADPRPMEVGAWQTIAKRNLLCISKRANHESEELPKAHGIQHGAP; this comes from the coding sequence ATGGAAAAAGTTCGAGATTCTCAAAGCAGGGGGAGTCAAGTGAGCCAAGATGGATCACTCGGTTTGATCAATGGATTCGCAAACGGTCGTGTCAATAACAAACtactgaaaaatttggaaaTATCCGATAATATCCACTCAGAATATGCCAGGAAAGCGTTAGAAGACCCGAACGGAACACGCTCTACCAGAAGTCATCGAGATGTCAGGTACGTTTACAAAGCTCCAAGATTCGTCCCTAGGCGACAAGAAGTGGAAAACTCGAAAAATCAGCGAccagctgaagaactggGTCCTCCGCAGGATATTGAGGCAGCTAATCGATTGAATCCTCATGTGCAATTCATGGCAGACCAATACGAAACTGACGAAACACCGTTGCCGttcgatttttcaaaagtCAAGATACGATATGACCCGGTGAAGTTGCTTAATTTCCGAAGGCTTTTGAGTGCATCAATCGAGCCACTGGATGGAAGCAAAAATCTGCAATACGGTCACGGTGAAGATTTTGACGTCCATGAGCCGGAGGACCTGGCTTATATGATTGATAATGATTGCGCCGTTCCATATCGGTACGCTATCGCAAACAAGAGTGATTATTCTACATTGAGAACGGCACCAACCATAGAGGACCGTGAGTTGTTCCAGCAGCTTTTGGTCCAATCGTCAACTGCTGCTTACTATAACTCGAACGTGTCGCTCACCGTTCGTGACGCAGTGGAcaatgatgacgaggacCAACCCGCGCGAAGCAAGGTTAGAAGACGAGCGGATTTTGTTCAGCAGGCCAAGACTCAGCCCAAAAAGACCACCAGAGCATCAGGCATCGAGTCTATATATATAAGGGGTTATGAAATAGAGACCTGGTACACGACCCCATATCCGGAAGAATACAACAGAAACAAGATTCTTTATATTTGCGAGTTTTGTCTTAAGTACATGAGCTCCAGATATGTCTTTTACAGGCATCAGCTCAAGTGCAGGGTTTTCCGACCGCCAGGTAACGAAGTGTATCGAGATGGCAAGCTTTCAGTATGGGAAATTGATGGCCGTGAGAATGTTATTTATTGCCAAAACCTTTGTTTGTTGGCAAAATTATTCCTTAACTCAAAGACCCTGTACTACGATGTCGAGCCGTTTATCTTCTACGTTTTGAcagaaagagaagatcatctcGATCAAGCACCTCATTTTCATCTTGTAGGGTATTTCTCGAAGGAGAAACTGAACTCGACGGATTACAACTTGAGTTGCATTTTGACACTTCCCATttaccaaagaaaaggctaTGGCCAATTTCTAATGGATTTCTCTTATTTGTTGTCAAGAAGGGAGTTCAAATGGGGCACCCCAGAAAAGCCACTATCTGACATGGGCCTCCTATCATATAGAAGTTACTGGAAGGTTAAATGCGCTCAGGCGCTaatggagctgaagaaatTACAGCCGAGTGATCCAAACCTTTGTCTCCAGATTagtcttgaagacattTCCAATCTCACTGGTATGAGTCCCACTGATGTTGTACTTGGCTTGGAACTACTGAAAGTGCTCCAACAAAAAGAGGGAACTCCGCCATCACCGCGTTATATCATCAAAGTTGATTCATGGGATCGAATTGAACAGATATCTAAGAGTTGGGAGACACGAGGTTATCAGACTTTGGACTCCTCGAAATTAGTCTGGAAACCTATGATTTTTGGACCTTCCTGCGGCGTGAATGCTGTCGGAACCATGTTAGAAACTGCTAGTGGTGCCACAAGGATAGCGGCCAGTCATCCTGCTTCAGAagacttcttcaacaaaagtATATCGATGCTCACAAATTTTTTACAGGATGATCTTGCAGATCCTAGGCCGATGGAGGTGGGAGCTTGGCAAACCATAGCTAAGAGAAACCTCCTCTGCATATCCAAACGAGCAAACCACGAATCTGAGGAGCTCCCAAAGGCACATGGGATACAGCATGGGGCGCCCTAA
- a CDS encoding SANT/Myb-like DNA-binding domain-containing protein (ancestral locus Anc_7.372) has protein sequence MTLAKSTAGSSVSSHLSILGTHPHPHLHPHHLKSSSSSASVSVTAVETTSTMGNASSGEKSSSVSENKTKNPSSWDPQDDILLRHLKEVKKLGWKDISQYFANRTPNACQFRWRRLKSGNLKSNKTANVDVTDFPGSGNAAAEDEKKSRGGSPAMAIPVSVPPKLQPGVASAPNSVAATPSLPCLRSTFSLTSSNAQNNYPSINSTNGAGSNFFKARSNSHSFSLGHYSTANHSTGGLVSGAKIPAEEENVGFIPKIIVKSRRNSFAQPLAAATNSTTSHLTAALNTTLNTTKTRKNSFAARSRRSSFNVSSNTPSRRGSMITAPTSLTGMFGMSTASSTPKGPRRDSTVKSRTRRSASSSSTSSAASFMDLPPGAVQHMPRAHTRIHPKLQQQKLHQLHPHQPFAQNIAMPESLSWSTEEDQLLNESGSRNLSMMELSILLPNRTDKEIQWRLDTLSLTNSPAASNEASESPLHSPRKSITPEDTAIDEDTCDEAEHNHHDGYDEGVDPLHQSIPLPSMSKENTPASIISSTTTNDDAPTSADNRLRIEGINENKNDFRSYHAQKPRTQHPHTSTTTPLPGISSILNGTL, from the coding sequence ATGACGTTGGCTAAATCGACTGCTGGGTCTTCGGTGTCGTCGCATCTGTCGATCCTAGGGACACATCCACACCCGCACTTGCACCCGCATCATCTGaaaagcagcagctcgtcGGCGAGCGTCTCTGTGACCGCGGTGGAGACCACATCTACTATGGGAAACGCATCGTCGGGCGAGAAGAGCTCGTCGGTGTCGGAAAATAAGACCAAGAACCCGTCTTCGTGGGATCCGCAAGACGACATCCTGTTGCGCCATCTGAAGGAGGTGAAAAAGCTGGGGTGGAAGGATATATCGCAGTACTTCGCCAACAGGACTCCGAATGCGTGTCAGTTTAGGTGGAGAAGGTTGAAATCTGGTAATTTAAAGTCGAACAAGACCGCGAATGTCGACGTTACGGACTTCCCGGGGAGCGGGAATGCGGCGGCGGAGGAcgaaaagaagagcagAGGCGGGTCGCCAGCCATGGCTATTCCGGTCTCTGTGCCGCCGAAGTTGCAACCTGGCGTTGCTTCCGCGCCAAACTCCGTTGCTGCAACGCCATCGTTGCCATGCTTGAGGTCTACGTTCTCGTTGACTTCGTCTAACGCACAGAATAATTACCCGTCGATCAACAGTACTAATGGAGCAGgctccaatttcttcaaagcaagGTCCAATTCGCATTCTTTTTCGTTAGGTCATTATAGCACTGCGAATCACAGCACCGGCGGCCTCGTCAGCGGGGCCAAGATTCCAGCGGAGGAGGAAAATGTCGGTTTCATACCCAAGATTATAGtgaaatcaagaaggaaCTCGTTTGCACAACCGTTAGCAGCCGCCACGAATAGCACCACCTCTCATCTAACCGCGGCGCTGAACACCACATTGAATACCACGAAAACGAGAAAAAACTCCTTTGCAGCTCGGtcgagaagatcttctttcaaCGTCTCCAGCAACACGCCTTCCCGAAGAGGCTCCATGATCACTGCTCCAACTTCGTTGACCGGTATGTTTGGCATGTCAACTGCGTCTTCAACGCCAAAGGGCCCTAGAAGAGATTCTACCGTGAAAAGTCGGACCCGCCGGTCAGCGTCGTCTTCTTCTACCTCATCAGCTGCTAGCTTCATGGATCTTCCGCCAGGCGCCGTTCAGCACATGCCCAGAGCTCATACAAGGATTCATCCAAAATTGCAACAACAAAAGCTACATCAATTACATCCGCACCAGCCGTTTGCTCAAAATATTGCTATGCCTGAATCGCTAAGCTGGTCtacagaagaagatcaattgcTGAATGAAAGTGGCTCTAGGAATTTGTCTATGATGGAACTATCTATACTTCTGCCAAACAGGACGGATAAAGAAATTCAATGGAGATTGGACACGCTCTCATTGACAAACTCTCCTGCAGCATCTAatgaagcttctgagtCACCTTTGCATTCCCCAAGAAAATCTATCACACCAGAGGACACCGCTATCGACGAGGATACCTGTGATGAAGCGGAACACAATCATCATGATGGTTATGATGAAGGTGTGGATCCATTGCACCAGTCAATACCTCTTCCGTCGATGTCGAAGGAGAATACTCCTGCTTCAATAATATCTTCAACTACAACGAATGACGATGCACCCACATCTGCCGATAACCGCCTGCGTATCGAGGGTATCAACGAAAATAAGAATGATTTCAGGAGCTATCACGCTCAGAAACCTAGAACTCAGCATCCTCACACTTCAACTACAACACCACTTCCGGGGATCAGCTCCATCCTGAATGGGACACTCTAA
- a CDS encoding 3'-5'-exodeoxyribonuclease (ancestral locus Anc_7.373), with protein sequence MVRWCARAGVICQRAAGVAGEVICEKRYGVRRMCSYYDIGLNLTDPMYRGVYNGKQYHESDVKEVLARASERGVKCALLTGSSLVESRDAVELAHSDELSGSGTQLKYTVGVHPCCVNEFANQDATIDNPSHDEALNQALGRKVWENPQQSHLKLRELYDLIEERLASKDARFGAVGEIGLDYDRFYYSGKEMQRIFFEEQLKLSCLISNPKMPLFLHMRNCCDDFVAIMKKFIDGFQDEEDRFGLASIAGVERPVFYKFDPERMFVTHSFTGSVGDLEKILALSPHSYIGMNGCSLKSEENIDCAEAVPIERLLLETDAPWCDIRRTHSSFRFLTGYEPPYRSVKRDKLSKVSQDDRLKTMVKGRNEPCTMEQVAIVVANVKNIPLKHLVETVWDNSCRVYGGVSTSG encoded by the coding sequence ATGGTGCGATGGTGCGCCAGAGCCGGAGTGATATGTCAAAGAGCTGCTGGTGTGGCAGGCGAAGTAATTTGCGAGAAAAGGTACGGGGTACGCAGGATGTGTTCTTACTATGACATTGGTTTGAACCTGACAGACCCCATGTACCGCGGGGTGTACAATGGGAAACAGTACCACGAGTCCGATGTGAAGGAGGTGTTGGCTCGAGCGAGCGAGCGTGGGGTCAAGTGTGCGTTGTTGACAGGCTCGTCTCTCGTAGAGTCGCGGGATGCGGTGGAGCTGGCTCACAGCGACGAGCTGAGCGGAAGTGGCACTCAATTGAAGTATACCGTTGGGGTTCATCCGTGCTGCGTGAACGAATTTGCCAACCAGGACGCCACTATCGATAATCCGTCTCATGACGAAGCATTGAACCAGGCGTTAGGGCGGAAAGTGTGGGAGAATCCACAGCAGAGCCATTTGAAACTGAGGGAATTGTATGATCTGATAGAGGAGCGACTTGCGTCAAAGGATGCGAGGTTCGGCGCTGTCGGTGAAATCGGCCTCGACTATGACAGATTTTACTACTCCGGGAAGGAGATGCAGAGGATCTTTTTCgaagagcagctgaaatTGAGCTGTCTTATCAGTAATCCGAAGATGCCGCTCTTCCTGCACATGAGGAACTGTTGCGATGATTTTGTCGCGataatgaagaagttcattGATGGATTCCAGGATGAGGAGGACAGATTTGGGCTAGCCTCGATAGCAGGCGTGGAGAGACCTGTGTTCTACAAGTTTGACCCGGAAAGGATGTTTGTCACCCATTCATTCACTGGCTCTGTGGGTGATCTTGAGAAGATACTGGCGCTGTCGCCGCATAGCTACATCGGCATGAACGGTTGTTCGCTcaaatctgaagaaaacatcGATTGTGCAGAAGCAGTGCCCATCGAAAGGCTATTGTTGGAGACTGACGCACCGTGGTGTGATATTAGAAGAACACATAGTTCATTTCGGTTCTTGACCGGGTACGAACCTCCCTATAGGTCGGTAAAGAGAGATAAGCTCTCAAAAGTGTCCCAAGATGATAGATTGAAAACTATGGTCAAGGGCAGAAATGAACCCTGCACAATGGAGCAAGTGGCTATAGTAGTTGCAAACGTCAAGAATATACCTTTAAAACATTTAGTGGAAACCGTTTGGGATAACAGCTGTCGGGTATACGGTGGTGTAAGCACCTCTGGCTGA